One Deltaproteobacteria bacterium CG2_30_66_27 DNA window includes the following coding sequences:
- a CDS encoding acetolactate synthase small subunit: MLQTISLLVENKPGALMRVTGVLSARGWNIDSLTVARTLDAAQSRMTIVVDIEPVLRRQVIKQMNKLINVLQASDLTECLAVRREMALVRVRTTSENRAGILRSAEMYGARVVDASADGFGVECTGPVEKVEEFIDAMRTFGEIDVARSGIVAVSMQSRKLRLAPPVEAATGANGVNGAGKRLGR, from the coding sequence ATGCTGCAGACGATTTCCCTGCTGGTGGAGAACAAGCCGGGGGCGCTGATGCGGGTCACCGGGGTGTTGAGCGCCCGGGGGTGGAACATCGACAGCCTGACGGTCGCGCGCACCCTCGACGCGGCGCAGTCCCGCATGACGATCGTGGTCGACATCGAGCCGGTCCTGCGCAGGCAGGTCATCAAGCAGATGAACAAGCTGATCAACGTGCTCCAGGCCTCGGACCTGACGGAGTGCCTCGCCGTCCGCCGCGAGATGGCGCTGGTGCGCGTGCGGACCACCTCGGAGAATCGCGCGGGGATCCTGCGGAGCGCGGAGATGTATGGGGCCCGGGTGGTCGACGCCAGCGCGGACGGGTTCGGGGTGGAGTGCACCGGCCCGGTCGAGAAGGTCGAGGAGTTCATCGACGCGATGCGGACCTTCGGGGAGATCGACGTCGCCCGGTCCGGCATCGTGGCCGTGTCGATGCAGAGCCGGAAGCTCCGGCTGGCCCCGCCGGTCGAGGCAGCCACCGGTGCCAACGGCGTCAACGGCGCAGGGAAACGCCTCGGCCGCTGA
- a CDS encoding aminoacyl-tRNA hydrolase, producing MVRPEGKIRIDEGDIEERFIRSSGPGGQNVNKVATAVQLRFDVRRSRSLPEGVRERLIRLAGKRVTGEGVLVIEASRFRTRERNRRDARDRLVQWLEKAAAPVKPRRKTRPTAGSRERRLEGKQQRSETKRVRKPVSSSDD from the coding sequence ATGGTGCGGCCGGAGGGGAAAATACGCATCGACGAGGGCGATATCGAGGAACGGTTCATCCGCTCCTCCGGGCCCGGCGGGCAGAACGTCAACAAGGTCGCGACGGCGGTCCAGCTGCGCTTCGACGTGCGCCGCTCCCGGTCCCTGCCCGAAGGGGTGCGCGAACGGCTGATCCGGCTTGCCGGAAAGCGGGTGACGGGCGAGGGCGTGCTGGTCATCGAGGCCAGCCGGTTCCGGACACGGGAACGGAACCGTCGGGACGCAAGGGACCGCCTGGTCCAGTGGCTCGAAAAAGCCGCCGCGCCCGTCAAGCCCCGAAGGAAGACTCGACCGACCGCGGGATCGAGGGAGCGCCGGCTCGAGGGGAAGCAGCAACGGAGCGAAACGAAGCGGGTGCGCAAGCCGGTTTCATCTTCCGACGATTGA
- a CDS encoding 4Fe-4S ferredoxin, translating into MSGCPGSRTMTFAKDDGAEVPAGKVPSQLRQWPIQLHLVSPAAPYFQGADVVLAADCVPFAMGDFHNAYLKGKALAIGCPKLDGDQEIYLEKIRGLFEEAKINSLTVTIMQVPCCRGLLGLAMQALKASSRKVPVKSVVVSLQGEVLQEEWAAA; encoded by the coding sequence ATGAGCGGTTGCCCGGGTTCGAGGACGATGACGTTTGCAAAGGACGACGGGGCGGAGGTTCCGGCGGGAAAGGTCCCTTCCCAGCTTCGCCAGTGGCCGATCCAGCTGCACCTGGTCTCCCCGGCGGCCCCGTATTTCCAGGGGGCGGACGTGGTGCTGGCGGCGGACTGCGTTCCCTTCGCCATGGGGGATTTCCACAACGCGTACCTGAAGGGGAAGGCCCTCGCGATCGGCTGCCCGAAGCTCGACGGGGACCAGGAGATCTACCTTGAGAAGATCCGCGGTCTGTTCGAGGAGGCGAAGATCAACTCCCTGACGGTGACGATCATGCAAGTCCCGTGCTGCCGCGGGTTGCTCGGCCTGGCGATGCAGGCCTTGAAGGCGAGTTCGCGAAAGGTCCCGGTCAAGTCCGTGGTCGTGAGCCTGCAGGGCGAGGTGCTGCAGGAGGAGTGGGCCGCCGCCTGA